In the genome of Myxococcus stipitatus, one region contains:
- a CDS encoding response regulator transcription factor translates to MNSPTPPSSTRPSILIVEDDAHLRVGLRDNLLDEGYEVAEAPTARDAEPLLRQREFDLLILDVMLPGEDGYSFCRRLRSQGVKSLVMMLTARSLEDDIVRGFEAGAQDYLTKPYRLRELLARVGALVRRAGTAPAQVTTFGGYSLDMGRRTVTRPDGGTVELTRTEFDLLAYLLRHRERALPRGEILDAVWGRDVVVDPRTVDNFVSSLKKKLGWTSDSGFAIHTLRGVGYRMEVSSA, encoded by the coding sequence ATGAACAGCCCCACCCCACCCTCCTCCACCCGTCCCTCCATCCTCATCGTCGAGGACGATGCGCACCTGCGCGTCGGCCTCCGGGACAACCTGCTGGACGAGGGCTACGAAGTCGCCGAGGCCCCCACGGCGCGCGACGCGGAGCCGCTCCTGCGTCAGCGTGAGTTCGACCTGCTCATCCTCGACGTGATGCTGCCGGGCGAGGATGGCTACAGCTTCTGCCGCCGCCTGCGCTCGCAGGGCGTGAAGAGCCTGGTGATGATGCTCACCGCGCGCTCGCTCGAGGACGACATCGTCCGGGGCTTCGAGGCCGGGGCGCAGGACTACCTCACCAAGCCCTATCGGCTGCGCGAGCTGCTGGCGCGCGTGGGCGCGCTGGTGCGCAGGGCAGGCACGGCGCCGGCGCAGGTGACGACGTTCGGGGGCTACTCACTCGACATGGGCCGCCGCACGGTGACCCGGCCCGACGGCGGCACCGTGGAGCTCACGCGCACGGAGTTCGACCTGCTGGCCTATCTGCTCCGCCACCGCGAGCGCGCCCTGCCCCGAGGAGAAATCCTGGACGCGGTGTGGGGCCGGGACGTGGTGGTGGACCCGCGCACCGTGGACAACTTCGTCTCCAGCTTGAAGAAGAAGCTGGGCTGGACGAGCGACTCCGGCTTCGCCATCCACACGCTTCGCGGCGTCGGCTACCGGATGGAAGTCTCGTCGGCATGA
- a CDS encoding HAMP domain-containing sensor histidine kinase yields MLRRLLPTLVALGFGLLALGWGLVSLQRIFAREREDAHAQVRSRRDALGHAASETLRQVLARQLKEQIPAIHAAMDNPLAPGERFYLQFRGKPFLPRHTLSMAGEDMPARALYETLSDHLRVGPPPPHWESRVTRLRAAEAALVADNLPRATALVEELLRHHSKHPLPPDQELPFLLLSVEHLQRGPSTMPLVRALLREGLPEEFGGISRGAGLQRDLLRERGSFTQADFDFLHARILRLSRLLGEPTRDFVERARETGEGRLLMPDELTEPTLVGEQWYVEPRGEGIYGISVDSAALLAPITQDMIARGLFGANGHMRLVGGRAVIPVRELKVHVDLPEWARAEADIEARYGLKTLLVAACGGLAAAIFALAVVAQQRKYRFLELKSDFVATVSHELRTPLASIRLMGETLERKLAHAPEVRDYPTRIVQAADGLHFLVENILSFNRIDKGRWTLRASHVRLEELVNPLRDDLASATFAPVELVTDMDDAELEADPSLLRLLFSNLGRNACAYNTRSPVRISVQARMIAGHGCTVLFRDNGVGIPEHEWENVFLDFYRLSPQGQDVHGSGLGLALCRKIMKLHHGDIQIASSTSEGTTFALTFHEPRR; encoded by the coding sequence ATGCTGCGCCGGCTCCTTCCCACGCTCGTGGCCTTGGGTTTCGGGCTCCTCGCCCTCGGTTGGGGGCTGGTGAGCCTGCAGCGCATCTTCGCGCGAGAGCGCGAGGACGCCCACGCCCAGGTCCGCTCCCGCCGCGACGCCCTGGGGCATGCCGCCAGCGAGACCTTGCGCCAGGTGCTCGCCCGCCAGCTCAAGGAGCAGATTCCCGCCATCCACGCCGCGATGGACAACCCGCTCGCCCCCGGCGAGCGCTTCTACCTCCAGTTCCGAGGCAAGCCCTTCCTCCCACGCCACACGTTGTCCATGGCCGGAGAGGACATGCCCGCGCGCGCCCTCTACGAGACACTCTCCGACCACCTCCGCGTCGGGCCCCCGCCTCCCCACTGGGAGTCCCGCGTGACGCGGCTGCGCGCGGCGGAGGCGGCGCTCGTCGCGGACAACCTGCCCCGGGCCACCGCGTTGGTGGAGGAGCTGCTGCGCCACCACTCCAAGCACCCACTTCCTCCAGACCAGGAGCTGCCCTTCCTGCTCCTGTCCGTGGAGCACCTGCAGCGAGGCCCCTCGACAATGCCCCTGGTCCGAGCCCTCTTGCGCGAGGGGCTCCCGGAGGAGTTCGGCGGCATCAGCCGAGGCGCGGGTCTCCAGAGGGACCTGCTCCGCGAGCGAGGCAGCTTCACGCAAGCCGACTTCGACTTCCTCCACGCGCGCATCCTCCGGCTGAGCCGCCTGCTCGGCGAGCCCACGCGCGACTTCGTGGAGCGGGCGCGGGAGACGGGCGAGGGCCGGCTCCTGATGCCCGATGAGCTCACGGAGCCCACGCTGGTGGGTGAGCAGTGGTACGTGGAGCCTCGCGGAGAGGGCATCTACGGCATCTCCGTGGACAGCGCGGCGCTGCTGGCGCCCATCACCCAGGACATGATTGCCCGCGGGCTGTTCGGCGCCAATGGCCACATGCGGCTGGTGGGCGGGCGCGCGGTGATTCCGGTGCGCGAGCTGAAGGTGCACGTGGACCTTCCGGAGTGGGCGCGCGCCGAGGCGGACATCGAGGCGCGCTACGGCCTGAAGACGCTGCTGGTCGCCGCGTGTGGAGGGCTGGCCGCGGCCATCTTCGCGCTGGCCGTGGTGGCCCAGCAGCGCAAGTACCGCTTCCTGGAGCTCAAGAGCGACTTCGTGGCCACCGTCTCCCATGAGCTGCGCACGCCCCTGGCGTCCATCCGGTTGATGGGCGAGACGCTCGAGCGCAAGCTGGCCCACGCCCCCGAGGTGCGCGACTACCCGACCCGCATCGTCCAGGCCGCGGACGGGCTGCACTTCCTGGTGGAGAACATCCTGTCGTTCAACCGCATCGACAAGGGGCGGTGGACGCTGCGTGCTTCACACGTGCGCTTGGAGGAACTCGTCAACCCGCTGCGGGACGACCTGGCCTCGGCCACCTTCGCGCCCGTGGAGCTCGTCACCGACATGGACGACGCGGAGCTGGAGGCGGACCCGTCCCTGCTGCGGCTGCTCTTCTCCAACCTGGGCCGCAACGCGTGCGCGTACAACACGCGCAGCCCGGTGCGCATCTCCGTCCAGGCCCGGATGATTGCGGGCCATGGCTGCACCGTGCTCTTCCGCGACAACGGCGTGGGCATCCCCGAGCACGAGTGGGAGAACGTCTTCCTGGACTTCTACCGCCTGAGTCCCCAGGGCCAGGATGTCCACGGCAGCGGCTTGGGTCTGGCGCTTTGCCGCAAAATCATGAAGCTTCACCATGGCGACATCCAGATTGCCTCCTCCACATCGGAGGGGACTACGTTCGCGCTGACCTTTCACGAGCCGCGTCGATGA
- a CDS encoding myxosortase-dependent M36 family metallopeptidase codes for MKRLWMGTVSAVLAVLMWSPQAQAREVAVDAFLRAPADRPLPSSAANASQRGLRINSVEGRLGVPTFVFREPALNAGSVAAKASRPVTKSSANQAAREHLRGVADLYRMGNADVDGAELRQVHLPNDSRGAVIATYGRRVNGIEVFRSEVKVVMDASQQLVAIAGYLPPRLQDDEKNAMASAFRVSAPQAISTAFQDLTGAALDTRALAPAGTKGDYSQYHVDRALLSTHGFGEAPRSKKILFPMPDGLVPAYYVEVNAGTAQNPEASYKAYVISARDGSLLLKHDLTAHEQFTYKVWADPATKIPYDGPQGNAPTPHPTGTNDGYQAPLNVEPNLLTLQNFPFSRNDPWLPANATETRGNNVDAYADLGGGDGYQEGFDLRAPLSDATNRQFDYRYDLTRLASANVTQRQAAVVNLFYVTNFLHDWFYDAGFDEASGNAQMSNYGRGGLEGDGMRVEAQDSSGRNNANMSTPADGARPRMQQYIFDGAAELVVTAPASLRGIQDFRPATYGPLSFDVSGEFVAPPTDANVDKARALREGCSNTAGADPYGGAQLFTGKIALIERGTCSFGYKTYNAMRAGAKAVIITNSATGDFNINLAATGVAAIDNAITVPTMMVRKATGDAWRTQLATAPIEATMTRELERDGTLDNQIIAHEWGHYISNRLIGNASGLTNNQGRAMGEGWGDFHGLLMSVRAEDASRAGNENWQGVYAMAGYTQSGVRNQGYYWGIRRVPYTTNMAKNGLTLRHIQDGTPLPNHPVSGGETGTTNAQVHSSGEVWATMLWECYASLLNAHPFDEAQDRMKRYLVASYKATPSQPTFLEARDALLSVAAAADPADYQRFLAAFAKRGAGLGARVADRDSSDHIGVVESYSTGKFLEVVSISLDDSVAGCDKDGVLDAGETGLLRVTVRNLGSTDLSGVTANLTANGSSTGVEAVFGNSLSFGNIARGATATASVSVQLNAAPTPATPAGALAQLGVDVTFPGFPRSNPDNADLVREFRARVNYDEKMNSSGHDQVNTVNTPWVSSTSLSRALWENGAASTGYWHATNESIEQDKRLTSPLFHVADGQDFELSFSHRFSFEAAYSSTLSRYQYFDGGALEFSINEGPWENWFYFLSAEQAQEFVDSGIVNLVEDGTPGVGGNPGWIRLSTGFPAFIPVDINFGDQFAGQQIRVRFRQGSDGGVGSYGWDINNIQVKGVTNAPFSSRVAESYTGGGSAPACNMPPLADAGLSVSVTEYVTVGTTQSLRVITLDGSASSDPDGGALTYVWTQIGGPAVQLTGANTVRPSFSASVPANTIFTFQLVVNDGTDSSHPKVVQVLVTNVNRAPVALARVKAGGSTTVDERSGSVTLDATGSTDADGEELEFTWTQTVGPTVELDDPSSATPTFAVPEVTADTKLTFALVANDGIVASARSNITITVRQVDRAPIAEAGEDQTVGSRTTVTLTGTAEDADGEAITYAWTQLEGTPVTLTGANTATATFKAPDVTGASAVLRFSLVATAGGQASAASLVTITVTRANRVPVVDAHGTYTVHEGGGVKMVATAEDADGDEIKYRWTQVAGPSVTIQGADTAEAFIVAPNVSEKTVLLFRVRASDDLASSDAAEVSVTVVDMPKHSCSAAGGSASGLLMPALALLGLALRRRRRS; via the coding sequence ATGAAGCGTCTCTGGATGGGCACGGTGAGCGCTGTGCTCGCCGTGCTGATGTGGTCTCCCCAGGCACAAGCGAGAGAGGTTGCTGTTGATGCCTTCCTGCGCGCTCCGGCGGATCGTCCCCTGCCGAGCTCCGCGGCGAATGCGTCCCAGCGTGGACTGCGAATCAACAGCGTGGAAGGGCGCCTGGGCGTCCCCACCTTCGTGTTCCGTGAGCCCGCGCTGAACGCGGGTTCCGTGGCGGCGAAGGCCTCGCGTCCGGTGACGAAGTCCAGCGCGAACCAGGCGGCGCGTGAGCACCTGCGTGGCGTGGCGGACCTCTACCGCATGGGTAACGCCGACGTGGATGGCGCGGAGCTGCGCCAGGTCCACCTGCCCAACGACTCGCGTGGCGCGGTGATCGCGACCTACGGCCGTCGGGTCAACGGCATCGAGGTCTTCCGCAGCGAGGTGAAGGTGGTGATGGACGCCAGCCAGCAGCTGGTCGCCATCGCGGGCTACCTGCCTCCGCGGCTGCAGGACGACGAGAAGAACGCCATGGCGTCGGCGTTCCGCGTCTCCGCGCCGCAGGCCATCTCGACGGCGTTCCAGGACCTGACGGGCGCTGCTCTCGACACCCGGGCGCTGGCGCCCGCGGGGACGAAGGGCGACTACAGCCAGTACCACGTGGACCGCGCGCTGCTGTCGACGCACGGCTTCGGTGAGGCTCCGCGCTCCAAGAAGATCCTCTTCCCGATGCCGGACGGCCTGGTGCCGGCGTACTACGTGGAAGTCAACGCGGGGACGGCGCAGAACCCGGAGGCCTCGTACAAGGCCTACGTCATCAGCGCCCGCGATGGCTCGCTGCTGCTCAAGCACGACCTGACCGCGCACGAGCAGTTCACGTACAAGGTGTGGGCGGACCCCGCGACGAAGATTCCGTATGACGGTCCCCAGGGCAACGCCCCCACGCCGCACCCGACGGGCACCAACGACGGCTACCAGGCTCCGCTGAATGTGGAGCCGAACCTGCTGACGTTGCAGAACTTCCCCTTCAGCCGCAATGATCCGTGGCTGCCGGCGAACGCGACGGAGACGCGCGGCAACAACGTCGACGCGTACGCGGACCTGGGGGGCGGTGATGGCTACCAGGAAGGGTTCGACCTCCGCGCTCCGCTGAGCGACGCGACGAACCGCCAGTTCGACTATCGCTACGACCTGACCAGGCTCGCCTCGGCCAACGTGACGCAGCGGCAGGCGGCGGTGGTCAACCTGTTCTACGTCACCAACTTCCTGCACGACTGGTTCTACGACGCCGGCTTCGACGAGGCCTCCGGCAACGCCCAGATGAGCAACTACGGGCGGGGCGGCTTGGAGGGCGACGGCATGCGCGTGGAGGCGCAGGACTCCAGCGGCCGGAACAACGCCAACATGTCGACGCCGGCGGATGGCGCGCGTCCTCGCATGCAGCAGTACATCTTCGACGGCGCGGCGGAGCTGGTCGTGACGGCGCCGGCGAGCCTCCGGGGCATCCAGGACTTCCGGCCCGCGACCTACGGCCCGTTGTCGTTCGACGTGTCCGGCGAGTTCGTCGCGCCGCCCACGGATGCGAACGTCGACAAGGCCCGGGCGCTGCGTGAGGGCTGCAGCAACACGGCTGGAGCCGACCCGTACGGCGGCGCACAGCTGTTCACCGGGAAGATCGCCCTCATCGAGCGCGGGACCTGCAGCTTCGGCTACAAGACCTACAACGCGATGCGCGCTGGCGCGAAGGCCGTCATCATCACCAACAGCGCGACGGGTGATTTCAACATCAACCTGGCCGCCACGGGCGTCGCGGCGATCGACAACGCCATCACCGTTCCGACGATGATGGTGCGCAAGGCCACGGGCGACGCCTGGCGCACCCAGCTGGCGACCGCGCCCATCGAAGCGACCATGACCCGGGAGCTGGAGCGTGACGGCACGCTCGACAACCAGATCATCGCGCACGAGTGGGGGCACTACATCTCCAACCGCCTCATCGGAAACGCCTCGGGCCTGACCAACAACCAGGGCCGCGCGATGGGCGAGGGGTGGGGTGACTTCCACGGCCTGCTGATGTCGGTCCGCGCCGAGGATGCGAGCCGCGCTGGCAACGAGAACTGGCAGGGCGTCTACGCCATGGCGGGCTACACCCAGAGCGGTGTCCGGAACCAGGGCTACTACTGGGGCATCCGCCGTGTTCCGTACACCACGAACATGGCGAAGAACGGCCTGACGCTCCGGCACATCCAGGACGGCACGCCGCTGCCGAACCACCCGGTGTCGGGTGGGGAGACCGGGACGACCAACGCCCAGGTCCACAGCTCCGGCGAGGTCTGGGCCACGATGCTGTGGGAGTGCTACGCCAGCCTGCTGAACGCGCATCCCTTCGACGAGGCGCAGGACCGGATGAAGCGGTACCTGGTCGCGTCCTACAAGGCGACGCCGTCCCAGCCCACCTTCCTGGAGGCGCGTGACGCGCTTCTGTCCGTGGCCGCCGCCGCGGATCCGGCGGACTACCAGCGCTTCCTGGCGGCCTTCGCCAAGCGCGGTGCGGGCCTGGGTGCCCGGGTGGCTGACCGCGACAGCTCCGACCACATCGGCGTGGTGGAGAGCTACTCGACGGGCAAGTTCCTCGAGGTCGTGAGCATCTCGCTGGATGACTCGGTTGCCGGCTGCGACAAGGACGGCGTGCTGGACGCGGGTGAGACGGGTCTGCTCCGGGTGACGGTGCGCAACCTGGGCTCCACGGACTTGAGCGGCGTGACGGCGAACCTGACGGCCAATGGTTCGAGCACGGGTGTCGAGGCGGTGTTCGGCAACAGCCTCTCGTTCGGCAACATCGCGCGTGGGGCGACCGCCACCGCGTCGGTGTCCGTGCAGCTGAACGCGGCTCCGACGCCCGCGACGCCTGCTGGCGCGCTGGCGCAGCTGGGCGTGGATGTGACGTTCCCGGGCTTCCCGCGCTCGAACCCCGACAACGCGGACCTCGTCCGGGAGTTCCGCGCCAGGGTCAACTACGACGAGAAGATGAATTCGTCGGGGCATGACCAGGTCAACACGGTGAACACCCCGTGGGTGAGCTCGACCAGCCTCTCCCGCGCCCTGTGGGAGAATGGGGCGGCGAGCACGGGTTACTGGCACGCGACCAACGAGAGCATCGAGCAGGACAAGCGGCTGACCTCGCCGCTGTTCCATGTGGCGGACGGACAGGACTTCGAGCTGTCCTTCTCGCACCGCTTCAGCTTCGAGGCCGCATACTCGAGCACGCTGTCGCGGTATCAGTACTTCGACGGCGGCGCCCTCGAGTTCTCCATCAACGAGGGTCCGTGGGAGAACTGGTTCTACTTCCTGTCGGCCGAGCAAGCTCAGGAGTTCGTGGACTCGGGCATCGTCAACCTCGTCGAGGATGGCACCCCGGGCGTGGGTGGCAACCCGGGCTGGATTCGTCTGAGCACGGGCTTCCCGGCGTTCATCCCGGTCGACATCAACTTCGGTGACCAGTTCGCCGGGCAGCAGATTCGGGTGCGGTTCCGTCAGGGCTCTGATGGCGGCGTCGGCTCGTACGGCTGGGACATCAACAACATCCAGGTCAAGGGCGTCACCAACGCGCCGTTCAGCTCGCGTGTCGCCGAGTCGTACACGGGTGGTGGTTCCGCTCCTGCCTGCAACATGCCGCCGCTCGCGGACGCGGGCCTCTCCGTGTCCGTGACGGAGTACGTCACGGTGGGGACCACGCAGTCGCTGCGTGTCATCACGCTCGATGGTTCCGCGAGCTCCGACCCGGATGGTGGGGCGCTGACGTATGTGTGGACGCAGATTGGTGGACCGGCGGTGCAGCTCACGGGGGCGAACACGGTTCGTCCGTCGTTCAGCGCGTCGGTTCCCGCCAACACCATCTTCACGTTCCAGCTCGTGGTGAACGATGGCACGGACTCCAGCCACCCGAAGGTGGTCCAGGTCCTGGTGACCAACGTAAACCGTGCGCCGGTCGCGCTGGCTCGCGTGAAGGCGGGTGGCTCGACGACGGTGGACGAGCGCTCGGGCAGCGTCACGCTCGACGCGACGGGTTCGACGGATGCGGACGGCGAGGAGCTCGAGTTCACGTGGACGCAGACGGTGGGTCCGACGGTGGAGCTGGATGACCCGTCCAGCGCGACGCCGACGTTCGCGGTGCCCGAGGTGACGGCGGACACGAAGCTCACGTTCGCGCTGGTGGCGAACGACGGCATCGTGGCGAGCGCGCGGTCGAACATCACCATCACGGTTCGTCAGGTGGACCGTGCCCCGATCGCGGAGGCGGGTGAGGACCAGACGGTGGGTTCTCGCACGACGGTGACGTTGACGGGCACGGCTGAGGATGCGGACGGCGAGGCCATCACCTACGCCTGGACGCAGCTCGAGGGGACGCCGGTGACGCTCACGGGGGCCAACACGGCCACCGCGACCTTCAAGGCGCCGGATGTGACGGGTGCGTCCGCGGTCCTGCGCTTTAGCCTGGTGGCCACGGCTGGCGGCCAGGCCAGCGCGGCGAGCCTGGTGACCATCACCGTGACGCGGGCCAACCGCGTGCCGGTGGTGGATGCACATGGCACGTACACGGTCCACGAGGGGGGTGGTGTGAAGATGGTCGCCACGGCGGAGGATGCCGATGGTGATGAGATCAAGTACCGCTGGACGCAGGTGGCGGGTCCATCCGTCACGATTCAGGGTGCGGACACCGCGGAGGCGTTCATCGTTGCGCCGAACGTGTCGGAGAAGACCGTGCTGCTGTTCCGCGTTCGCGCGAGCGATGACCTCGCGTCGAGCGATGCGGCCGAGGTGTCCGTGACGGTGGTGGACATGCCCAAGCACAGCTGCAGCGCGGCTGGCGGGAGCGCGTCCGGTCTGCTGATGCCCGCGCTGGCCCTGTTGGGCCTGGCGCTGCGTCGCCGTCGTCGGAGCTAG
- a CDS encoding AAA family ATPase, with amino-acid sequence MDVFLRSLELRREHVPDFNVYPFALPVIRNLERLDFHPKVTFFVGENGSGKSTLIEAIAVASSFNAEGGSRNFNFATRRSESDLHQHLRLARGVRRPRTGYFLRAESFFNVATEIEKNPDAMASHGGVRHHEMSHGEAFLALVQHRFGAEGLYLLDEPEAALSPQRQLSLLKLIHDLVAQQCQFIISTHSPLLLAYPDACIYHLSANGLAAVAYEETEHYSLTRDFLNDRARYLRRLLGDG; translated from the coding sequence ATGGACGTGTTCCTCCGGTCGCTGGAACTGCGACGCGAACATGTGCCCGACTTCAATGTCTATCCATTCGCGCTCCCGGTGATCCGCAACCTGGAGCGACTCGATTTCCATCCCAAGGTCACCTTCTTCGTCGGTGAGAACGGGAGTGGCAAGTCGACGCTCATCGAAGCCATCGCCGTCGCCTCCAGCTTCAACGCCGAAGGTGGCAGTCGTAACTTCAACTTCGCCACCCGCCGCTCGGAGTCCGACCTGCACCAGCACCTCCGGCTCGCGCGAGGTGTCCGCCGGCCGCGCACCGGATATTTCCTCCGAGCGGAGAGCTTCTTCAACGTCGCCACGGAGATCGAGAAGAACCCCGATGCCATGGCAAGCCATGGGGGTGTTCGCCATCACGAGATGTCACACGGCGAGGCGTTCCTCGCCCTGGTACAGCACCGGTTCGGGGCAGAGGGCCTGTATCTGCTCGACGAGCCAGAGGCGGCGCTGTCACCCCAGCGACAGCTCTCCCTGTTGAAGTTGATTCATGATCTGGTGGCGCAGCAATGCCAGTTCATCATTTCGACGCACTCGCCGCTGCTGCTCGCCTATCCGGATGCGTGTATCTACCACCTGTCCGCGAATGGCCTCGCTGCGGTCGCGTATGAGGAGACAGAGCACTACTCCTTGACCCGCGACTTCCTGAACGACAGGGCGCGCTACCTTCGACGCCTGCTCGGAGATGGATGA
- a CDS encoding C39 family peptidase produces the protein MSPRIEGRQQNYSPQSVQSSGLPQDRNAQLNLQQLWPYIEKYAQKYGADPKVLAGIVAQESSFKNHGVHADGTGHGLIGLDDNGLLPSFEKWSGMQVGRGANAKTIPPEKQMEFLAKTIGDLTKKHGSGMAAAREWHRGAGAMNDARGYDYQNKIQNHINSLFPGGKTPSGTSANVPDTTVGGQNNTPGGQNNTTGGNPGIAPSRNDSRTPVGSSDYQIKQGDTLWGIASQLKGQGMQGSHWDIINQIREMNPKITNPNLIMTGDSLKLPGVAGKDQSTFTPGTNKAGPVDINPGETQGTQGTEGAAPVTGDGRVDPSKVPQISQYNPAGKNGSYTNGPANCGPTSMAQIARAFGFGKDMTDAQLINHLGRIGGTSGNGTDVNGIAKMAKAMGKNAETKGPGADVEWIANQLKQGKLVVANGDYHAMPPHQNESRTSGHYVTVAGMDAKGNFIVRDPADQNVKTITPEQMKHFLRSNPNGGYQMAIG, from the coding sequence ATGTCTCCTCGAATCGAAGGCCGTCAGCAGAACTACTCGCCCCAGTCGGTCCAGTCCTCTGGCTTGCCGCAGGACCGCAACGCGCAGCTCAACCTCCAGCAGCTCTGGCCGTACATCGAGAAGTACGCGCAGAAGTACGGCGCGGACCCGAAGGTGCTCGCGGGCATCGTCGCGCAGGAGTCGTCGTTCAAGAACCACGGCGTGCACGCCGACGGCACGGGCCACGGCCTCATCGGCCTGGACGACAACGGCCTCTTGCCCTCGTTCGAGAAGTGGTCCGGCATGCAGGTGGGCCGCGGCGCCAACGCCAAGACGATTCCGCCCGAGAAGCAGATGGAGTTCCTGGCGAAGACCATCGGCGACCTGACCAAGAAGCACGGCAGCGGCATGGCCGCCGCGCGTGAGTGGCACCGCGGCGCGGGCGCGATGAACGACGCGCGCGGCTACGACTACCAGAACAAGATCCAGAACCACATCAACAGCCTGTTCCCGGGGGGCAAGACGCCCAGCGGAACGAGCGCGAACGTCCCCGACACCACCGTGGGCGGGCAGAACAACACGCCGGGTGGGCAGAACAACACCACCGGCGGAAACCCTGGCATCGCGCCCAGCCGCAATGACTCGCGCACGCCGGTGGGCAGCTCCGACTACCAGATCAAGCAGGGTGACACGCTCTGGGGCATCGCCTCGCAGCTCAAGGGCCAGGGCATGCAGGGCTCGCACTGGGACATCATCAACCAGATCCGCGAGATGAACCCGAAGATCACCAACCCCAACCTCATCATGACGGGGGACTCGCTGAAGCTGCCGGGGGTCGCGGGCAAGGACCAGAGCACCTTCACGCCGGGCACGAACAAGGCCGGGCCGGTGGACATCAACCCCGGTGAGACGCAAGGCACGCAGGGCACCGAGGGCGCCGCCCCGGTGACGGGCGACGGCCGCGTGGACCCGAGCAAGGTTCCGCAGATCAGCCAGTACAACCCGGCGGGCAAGAACGGCTCGTACACGAACGGCCCGGCCAACTGCGGCCCCACGTCCATGGCGCAGATTGCCCGCGCGTTCGGCTTCGGCAAGGACATGACGGACGCGCAGCTCATCAACCACCTGGGCCGCATCGGTGGCACGTCGGGCAACGGCACGGACGTCAACGGCATCGCGAAGATGGCGAAGGCGATGGGCAAGAACGCGGAGACGAAGGGCCCTGGCGCGGACGTGGAGTGGATTGCCAACCAGCTCAAGCAGGGCAAGCTGGTGGTGGCCAACGGCGACTACCACGCCATGCCTCCGCACCAGAACGAGTCGCGCACGTCCGGTCACTACGTGACGGTGGCGGGCATGGACGCGAAGGGCAACTTCATCGTCCGCGACCCGGCCGACCAGAACGTGAAGACCATCACCCCGGAGCAGATGAAGCACTTCCTGCGCTCCAACCCCAACGGCGGCTACCAGATGGCCATCGGCTGA
- the nadE gene encoding NAD(+) synthase — translation MTFSKQVLELDWEAKAAELSEKLRETVLKKLRKRGIVVAISGGIDSACVAALSVRALGPERVFGILLPEKDSSGWSSQLGRKLCEKLGIKYQLHDIAPILEAAGCYRQRDEAVRSVFPEFTPDMKWKIVMHGDRLNTDAVNFFYVVVQVNGEERRFRLPPQAYTQIVAATNFKQRTRKMMDYFHADRLNFAVAGTPNRLEYDQGFFVKLGDGAADVKPIAGLYKTQTYKLARHLGVIEEITSGEPTTDTFSLPQSQEDFYFSVHYSQLDLLMWAKNHDVSTTEAAQVMGLTPTQVQRVYDDIDQKRRSTAYLHSPPLLLEDVAELAPFKLG, via the coding sequence ATGACGTTCTCCAAGCAGGTGTTGGAACTGGATTGGGAGGCGAAGGCGGCCGAGCTGTCCGAGAAGCTGCGCGAGACGGTGCTGAAGAAGCTGCGCAAGCGCGGCATCGTCGTGGCCATCTCCGGCGGCATCGACTCCGCGTGTGTCGCGGCGCTGTCGGTGCGAGCGCTGGGGCCCGAGCGAGTCTTTGGCATCCTCCTGCCAGAGAAGGACTCGAGCGGGTGGAGCTCCCAGCTGGGCCGCAAGCTCTGCGAGAAGCTGGGCATCAAGTACCAGCTCCACGACATCGCCCCCATCCTCGAGGCCGCCGGCTGTTATCGCCAGCGCGACGAGGCGGTGCGCTCGGTGTTCCCGGAGTTCACTCCGGACATGAAGTGGAAGATTGTCATGCACGGTGACCGGCTGAACACGGACGCGGTGAACTTCTTCTACGTCGTGGTGCAAGTGAATGGCGAGGAGCGCCGCTTCCGTCTGCCGCCGCAGGCCTATACGCAGATTGTCGCCGCGACGAACTTCAAGCAGCGCACGCGGAAGATGATGGATTACTTCCACGCGGACCGTCTCAACTTCGCGGTGGCGGGCACACCGAACCGGCTGGAGTATGACCAGGGCTTCTTCGTGAAGCTGGGCGACGGCGCCGCGGATGTAAAGCCTATCGCCGGCCTCTACAAGACCCAGACCTACAAGCTGGCCAGGCACCTGGGAGTGATTGAGGAGATCACCAGCGGCGAGCCCACCACGGACACGTTCAGCCTCCCGCAGTCGCAGGAGGACTTCTATTTCTCCGTGCACTACTCCCAGCTCGACCTCTTGATGTGGGCGAAGAACCACGACGTGTCCACGACCGAGGCCGCGCAGGTGATGGGCCTGACGCCCACGCAGGTGCAGCGCGTCTATGACGACATCGACCAGAAGCGCCGCAGCACGGCGTATCTGCACTCGCCGCCGCTGCTGCTCGAGGACGTCGCGGAGCTGGCGCCCTTCAAGCTCGGCTGA